The following are from one region of the Capsicum annuum cultivar UCD-10X-F1 chromosome 1, UCD10Xv1.1, whole genome shotgun sequence genome:
- the LOC107865887 gene encoding plant UBX domain-containing protein 8 isoform X4 produces MARPNQDEIDTFMNITGVSEATAIQKLEEHGGNLNEAVDAHFNQGDINRVNAAPVAAAPHEDDMEIDDPITEEFHRPPFSVFPSSRIPNAFSLLDPSFPRSVFDTDLTSHAPFVSHPRQVREIPVEVKDGDGQSGHSRNAPVIEDVTDTDQTHGPETHGTVIIDEDDDEIVPDPLATHAARRDRTSDDVFDGDSTAVFSGPSAPAADVLPDYANDIEEEMVRAAIEASKRDAEMSTQQFDVNSELSDPRPQPRQSHLEDAQLAHAVSLSMKEKTMHEESKAIPESEAYKLAEENEHGKSTILNGRSEVGSSSVQDEPEDLEEEPLVWRRRKPISSGSETAQDTEERVASPLSNPRPHDNPNHSPRNGADFQSDEWGGMSSLEHDEAVMLEAAIFGGIPEGTGYRLPYAPHQPIQNGADGPMGPYQLPMYRPPSPSLVAQRLLREQQDDEYHAALQADREKELKAKQEAEAAVEEMRQKEEESRRKAEEEKEMERQLAAKEASLPQEPTADNENVVNLVVRMPDGSRRGRRFLKSDRLQSLFDYIDVGRVVKPGTYRLVRPYPRRAFSDGESTLSLDELGLTSKQEALFLESI; encoded by the exons ATGGCGAGACCTAATCAAGATGAAATCGATACATTCATGAATATTACTGGTGTTTCTGAAGCCACCGCTATACAAAAACTcgag GAGCATGGTGGGAATTTGAATGAAGCTGTGGATGCACATTTCAATCAGGGAGACATCAATAG AGTAAATGCAGCACCTGTTGCTGCTGCTCCACATGAGGATGATATGGAAATAGATGATCCCATTACAGAGGAGTTTCACAGGCCTCCCTTTTCAGTTTTTCCCTCTTCTAGAATTCCAAATGCTTTCTCCCTTCTTGATCCTAGTTTCCCTAGAAGTGTGTTCGACACCGATCTTACAAGCCATGCTCCATTTGTTTCACATCCAAGACAAGTAAGAGAGATACCTGTTGAGGTGAAGGATGGGGATGGACAATCTGGTCATTCTAGAAATGCTCCTGTTATTGAGGATGTTACAGACACTGACCAGACCCATGGCCCAGAAACTCATGGGACTGTCATAATTGATGAGGATGATGACGAAATAGTTCCAGATCCTCTGGCAACACATGCTGCCAGGCGTGATAGAACAAGTGATGATGTCTTTGACGGGGACTCCACAGCAGTGTTCTCTGGACCAAGTGCTCCTGCTGCTGATGTCTTGCCAGACTATGCCAATGATATTGAGGAGGAAATGGTTCGCGCTGCAATTGAAGCTTCCAAACGTGATGCTGAAATGTCGACTCAACAATTCGATGTCAACAGT GAGCTAAGTGATCCAAGGCCTCAACCAAGGCAGTCTCATCTAGAGGATGCTCAACTTGCACATGCAGTCTCTTTGTCTATGAAG GAGAAAACAATGCATGAAGAAAGCAAAGCTATACCAGAATCAGAAGCTTATAAGCTAGCTGAAGAGAATGAGCATGGAAAATCTACAATTTTAAATGGAAG GTCAGAGGTGGGGAGTTCATCCGTCCAAGATGAACCTGAAGATTTGGAAGAGGAACCACTGGTTTGGCGCAGAAGAAAACCTATATCTTCAGGTTCTGAAACAGCCCAGGATACCGAAGAACGAGTTGCTAGCCCATTATCAAATCCTCGGCCACATGATAATCCTAATCACTCCCCAAGAAACGGTGCTGACTTCCAATCTGATGAG TGGGGTGGCATGTCATCCCTGGAACATGATGAAGCTGTCATGCTTGAGGCTGCAATATTTGGTGGAATACCTGAGGGTACTGGATATCGTTTACCTTATGCACCTCATCAGCCTATTCAGAATGGCGCTGATGGACCCATGGGTCCCTATCAACTGCCAATGTATCGTCCGCCATCTCCCTCACTTGTGGCCCAACGTTTACTTCGGGAACAGCAG GATGATGAATATCATGCTGCATTGCAAGCTGATAGAGAAAAGGAATTGAAGGCAAAGCAAGAAGCTGAAGCTGCAGTTGAAGAAATGAGACAGAAGGAGGAGGAATCGCGAAGGAAAGCAGAGGAGGAAAAG GAAATGGAGAGACAATTAGCAGCAAAAGAAGCTTCTCTTCCTCAGGAGCCAACAGCAGATAACGAGAATGTTGTGAATCTCGTTGTGCGTATGCCAGATGGCAGCCGCAGAGGGCGGCGCTTTCTCAAATCTGATAGATTACAG TCTCTTTTCGATTACATTGATGTTGGCAGAGTGGTCAAGCCCGGCACATACAGATTG GTAAGACCTTATCCAAGGCGTGCTTTCAGTGATGGAGAGAGTACCTTGTCTTTGGACGAACTGGGTTTGACGAGCAAACAAGAAGCCCTGTTTCTGGAGTCGATATAA
- the LOC107865887 gene encoding plant UBX domain-containing protein 8 isoform X3 yields MARPNQDEIDTFMNITGVSEATAIQKLEEHGGNLNEAVDAHFNQGDINRVNAAPVAAAPHEDDMEIDDPITEEFHRPPFSVFPSSRIPNAFSLLDPSFPRSVFDTDLTSHAPFVSHPRQVREIPVEVKDGDGQSGHSRNAPVIEDVTDTDQTHGPETHGTVIIDEDDDEIVPDPLATHAARRDRTSDDVFDGDSTAVFSGPSAPAADVLPDYANDIEEEMVRAAIEASKRDAEMSTQQFDVNSELSDPRPQPRQSHLEDAQLAHAVSLSMKEKTMHEESKAIPESEAYKLAEENEHGKSTILNGRQFRSEVGSSSVQDEPEDLEEEPLVWRRRKPISSGSETAQDTEERVASPLSNPRPHDNPNHSPRNGADFQSDEWGGMSSLEHDEAVMLEAAIFGGIPEGTGYRLPYAPHQPIQNGADGPMGPYQLPMYRPPSPSLVAQRLLREQQDDEYHAALQADREKELKAKQEAEAAVEEMRQKEEESRRKAEEEKEMERQLAAKEASLPQEPTADNENVVNLVVRMPDGSRRGRRFLKSDRLQSLFDYIDVGRVVKPGTYRLVRPYPRRAFSDGESTLSLDELGLTSKQEALFLESI; encoded by the exons ATGGCGAGACCTAATCAAGATGAAATCGATACATTCATGAATATTACTGGTGTTTCTGAAGCCACCGCTATACAAAAACTcgag GAGCATGGTGGGAATTTGAATGAAGCTGTGGATGCACATTTCAATCAGGGAGACATCAATAG AGTAAATGCAGCACCTGTTGCTGCTGCTCCACATGAGGATGATATGGAAATAGATGATCCCATTACAGAGGAGTTTCACAGGCCTCCCTTTTCAGTTTTTCCCTCTTCTAGAATTCCAAATGCTTTCTCCCTTCTTGATCCTAGTTTCCCTAGAAGTGTGTTCGACACCGATCTTACAAGCCATGCTCCATTTGTTTCACATCCAAGACAAGTAAGAGAGATACCTGTTGAGGTGAAGGATGGGGATGGACAATCTGGTCATTCTAGAAATGCTCCTGTTATTGAGGATGTTACAGACACTGACCAGACCCATGGCCCAGAAACTCATGGGACTGTCATAATTGATGAGGATGATGACGAAATAGTTCCAGATCCTCTGGCAACACATGCTGCCAGGCGTGATAGAACAAGTGATGATGTCTTTGACGGGGACTCCACAGCAGTGTTCTCTGGACCAAGTGCTCCTGCTGCTGATGTCTTGCCAGACTATGCCAATGATATTGAGGAGGAAATGGTTCGCGCTGCAATTGAAGCTTCCAAACGTGATGCTGAAATGTCGACTCAACAATTCGATGTCAACAGT GAGCTAAGTGATCCAAGGCCTCAACCAAGGCAGTCTCATCTAGAGGATGCTCAACTTGCACATGCAGTCTCTTTGTCTATGAAG GAGAAAACAATGCATGAAGAAAGCAAAGCTATACCAGAATCAGAAGCTTATAAGCTAGCTGAAGAGAATGAGCATGGAAAATCTACAATTTTAAATGGAAG GCAATTTAGGTCAGAGGTGGGGAGTTCATCCGTCCAAGATGAACCTGAAGATTTGGAAGAGGAACCACTGGTTTGGCGCAGAAGAAAACCTATATCTTCAGGTTCTGAAACAGCCCAGGATACCGAAGAACGAGTTGCTAGCCCATTATCAAATCCTCGGCCACATGATAATCCTAATCACTCCCCAAGAAACGGTGCTGACTTCCAATCTGATGAG TGGGGTGGCATGTCATCCCTGGAACATGATGAAGCTGTCATGCTTGAGGCTGCAATATTTGGTGGAATACCTGAGGGTACTGGATATCGTTTACCTTATGCACCTCATCAGCCTATTCAGAATGGCGCTGATGGACCCATGGGTCCCTATCAACTGCCAATGTATCGTCCGCCATCTCCCTCACTTGTGGCCCAACGTTTACTTCGGGAACAGCAG GATGATGAATATCATGCTGCATTGCAAGCTGATAGAGAAAAGGAATTGAAGGCAAAGCAAGAAGCTGAAGCTGCAGTTGAAGAAATGAGACAGAAGGAGGAGGAATCGCGAAGGAAAGCAGAGGAGGAAAAG GAAATGGAGAGACAATTAGCAGCAAAAGAAGCTTCTCTTCCTCAGGAGCCAACAGCAGATAACGAGAATGTTGTGAATCTCGTTGTGCGTATGCCAGATGGCAGCCGCAGAGGGCGGCGCTTTCTCAAATCTGATAGATTACAG TCTCTTTTCGATTACATTGATGTTGGCAGAGTGGTCAAGCCCGGCACATACAGATTG GTAAGACCTTATCCAAGGCGTGCTTTCAGTGATGGAGAGAGTACCTTGTCTTTGGACGAACTGGGTTTGACGAGCAAACAAGAAGCCCTGTTTCTGGAGTCGATATAA
- the LOC107865887 gene encoding plant UBX domain-containing protein 8 isoform X1 codes for MARPNQDEIDTFMNITGVSEATAIQKLEEHGGNLNEAVDAHFNQGDINRVNAAPVAAAPHEDDMEIDDPITEEFHRPPFSVFPSSRIPNAFSLLDPSFPRSVFDTDLTSHAPFVSHPRQVREIPVEVKDGDGQSGHSRNAPVIEDVTDTDQTHGPETHGTVIIDEDDDEIVPDPLATHAARRDRTSDDVFDGDSTAVFSGPSAPAADVLPDYANDIEEEMVRAAIEASKRDAEMSTQQFDVNSELSDPRPQPRQSHLEDAQLAHAVSLSMKTAEQEKTMHEESKAIPESEAYKLAEENEHGKSTILNGRQFRSEVGSSSVQDEPEDLEEEPLVWRRRKPISSGSETAQDTEERVASPLSNPRPHDNPNHSPRNGADFQSDEWGGMSSLEHDEAVMLEAAIFGGIPEGTGYRLPYAPHQPIQNGADGPMGPYQLPMYRPPSPSLVAQRLLREQQDDEYHAALQADREKELKAKQEAEAAVEEMRQKEEESRRKAEEEKEMERQLAAKEASLPQEPTADNENVVNLVVRMPDGSRRGRRFLKSDRLQSLFDYIDVGRVVKPGTYRLVRPYPRRAFSDGESTLSLDELGLTSKQEALFLESI; via the exons ATGGCGAGACCTAATCAAGATGAAATCGATACATTCATGAATATTACTGGTGTTTCTGAAGCCACCGCTATACAAAAACTcgag GAGCATGGTGGGAATTTGAATGAAGCTGTGGATGCACATTTCAATCAGGGAGACATCAATAG AGTAAATGCAGCACCTGTTGCTGCTGCTCCACATGAGGATGATATGGAAATAGATGATCCCATTACAGAGGAGTTTCACAGGCCTCCCTTTTCAGTTTTTCCCTCTTCTAGAATTCCAAATGCTTTCTCCCTTCTTGATCCTAGTTTCCCTAGAAGTGTGTTCGACACCGATCTTACAAGCCATGCTCCATTTGTTTCACATCCAAGACAAGTAAGAGAGATACCTGTTGAGGTGAAGGATGGGGATGGACAATCTGGTCATTCTAGAAATGCTCCTGTTATTGAGGATGTTACAGACACTGACCAGACCCATGGCCCAGAAACTCATGGGACTGTCATAATTGATGAGGATGATGACGAAATAGTTCCAGATCCTCTGGCAACACATGCTGCCAGGCGTGATAGAACAAGTGATGATGTCTTTGACGGGGACTCCACAGCAGTGTTCTCTGGACCAAGTGCTCCTGCTGCTGATGTCTTGCCAGACTATGCCAATGATATTGAGGAGGAAATGGTTCGCGCTGCAATTGAAGCTTCCAAACGTGATGCTGAAATGTCGACTCAACAATTCGATGTCAACAGT GAGCTAAGTGATCCAAGGCCTCAACCAAGGCAGTCTCATCTAGAGGATGCTCAACTTGCACATGCAGTCTCTTTGTCTATGAAG ACTGCTGAGCAGGAGAAAACAATGCATGAAGAAAGCAAAGCTATACCAGAATCAGAAGCTTATAAGCTAGCTGAAGAGAATGAGCATGGAAAATCTACAATTTTAAATGGAAG GCAATTTAGGTCAGAGGTGGGGAGTTCATCCGTCCAAGATGAACCTGAAGATTTGGAAGAGGAACCACTGGTTTGGCGCAGAAGAAAACCTATATCTTCAGGTTCTGAAACAGCCCAGGATACCGAAGAACGAGTTGCTAGCCCATTATCAAATCCTCGGCCACATGATAATCCTAATCACTCCCCAAGAAACGGTGCTGACTTCCAATCTGATGAG TGGGGTGGCATGTCATCCCTGGAACATGATGAAGCTGTCATGCTTGAGGCTGCAATATTTGGTGGAATACCTGAGGGTACTGGATATCGTTTACCTTATGCACCTCATCAGCCTATTCAGAATGGCGCTGATGGACCCATGGGTCCCTATCAACTGCCAATGTATCGTCCGCCATCTCCCTCACTTGTGGCCCAACGTTTACTTCGGGAACAGCAG GATGATGAATATCATGCTGCATTGCAAGCTGATAGAGAAAAGGAATTGAAGGCAAAGCAAGAAGCTGAAGCTGCAGTTGAAGAAATGAGACAGAAGGAGGAGGAATCGCGAAGGAAAGCAGAGGAGGAAAAG GAAATGGAGAGACAATTAGCAGCAAAAGAAGCTTCTCTTCCTCAGGAGCCAACAGCAGATAACGAGAATGTTGTGAATCTCGTTGTGCGTATGCCAGATGGCAGCCGCAGAGGGCGGCGCTTTCTCAAATCTGATAGATTACAG TCTCTTTTCGATTACATTGATGTTGGCAGAGTGGTCAAGCCCGGCACATACAGATTG GTAAGACCTTATCCAAGGCGTGCTTTCAGTGATGGAGAGAGTACCTTGTCTTTGGACGAACTGGGTTTGACGAGCAAACAAGAAGCCCTGTTTCTGGAGTCGATATAA
- the LOC107865887 gene encoding plant UBX domain-containing protein 8 isoform X2: MARPNQDEIDTFMNITGVSEATAIQKLEEHGGNLNEAVDAHFNQGDINRVNAAPVAAAPHEDDMEIDDPITEEFHRPPFSVFPSSRIPNAFSLLDPSFPRSVFDTDLTSHAPFVSHPRQVREIPVEVKDGDGQSGHSRNAPVIEDVTDTDQTHGPETHGTVIIDEDDDEIVPDPLATHAARRDRTSDDVFDGDSTAVFSGPSAPAADVLPDYANDIEEEMVRAAIEASKRDAEMSTQQFDVNSELSDPRPQPRQSHLEDAQLAHAVSLSMKTAEQEKTMHEESKAIPESEAYKLAEENEHGKSTILNGRSEVGSSSVQDEPEDLEEEPLVWRRRKPISSGSETAQDTEERVASPLSNPRPHDNPNHSPRNGADFQSDEWGGMSSLEHDEAVMLEAAIFGGIPEGTGYRLPYAPHQPIQNGADGPMGPYQLPMYRPPSPSLVAQRLLREQQDDEYHAALQADREKELKAKQEAEAAVEEMRQKEEESRRKAEEEKEMERQLAAKEASLPQEPTADNENVVNLVVRMPDGSRRGRRFLKSDRLQSLFDYIDVGRVVKPGTYRLVRPYPRRAFSDGESTLSLDELGLTSKQEALFLESI, encoded by the exons ATGGCGAGACCTAATCAAGATGAAATCGATACATTCATGAATATTACTGGTGTTTCTGAAGCCACCGCTATACAAAAACTcgag GAGCATGGTGGGAATTTGAATGAAGCTGTGGATGCACATTTCAATCAGGGAGACATCAATAG AGTAAATGCAGCACCTGTTGCTGCTGCTCCACATGAGGATGATATGGAAATAGATGATCCCATTACAGAGGAGTTTCACAGGCCTCCCTTTTCAGTTTTTCCCTCTTCTAGAATTCCAAATGCTTTCTCCCTTCTTGATCCTAGTTTCCCTAGAAGTGTGTTCGACACCGATCTTACAAGCCATGCTCCATTTGTTTCACATCCAAGACAAGTAAGAGAGATACCTGTTGAGGTGAAGGATGGGGATGGACAATCTGGTCATTCTAGAAATGCTCCTGTTATTGAGGATGTTACAGACACTGACCAGACCCATGGCCCAGAAACTCATGGGACTGTCATAATTGATGAGGATGATGACGAAATAGTTCCAGATCCTCTGGCAACACATGCTGCCAGGCGTGATAGAACAAGTGATGATGTCTTTGACGGGGACTCCACAGCAGTGTTCTCTGGACCAAGTGCTCCTGCTGCTGATGTCTTGCCAGACTATGCCAATGATATTGAGGAGGAAATGGTTCGCGCTGCAATTGAAGCTTCCAAACGTGATGCTGAAATGTCGACTCAACAATTCGATGTCAACAGT GAGCTAAGTGATCCAAGGCCTCAACCAAGGCAGTCTCATCTAGAGGATGCTCAACTTGCACATGCAGTCTCTTTGTCTATGAAG ACTGCTGAGCAGGAGAAAACAATGCATGAAGAAAGCAAAGCTATACCAGAATCAGAAGCTTATAAGCTAGCTGAAGAGAATGAGCATGGAAAATCTACAATTTTAAATGGAAG GTCAGAGGTGGGGAGTTCATCCGTCCAAGATGAACCTGAAGATTTGGAAGAGGAACCACTGGTTTGGCGCAGAAGAAAACCTATATCTTCAGGTTCTGAAACAGCCCAGGATACCGAAGAACGAGTTGCTAGCCCATTATCAAATCCTCGGCCACATGATAATCCTAATCACTCCCCAAGAAACGGTGCTGACTTCCAATCTGATGAG TGGGGTGGCATGTCATCCCTGGAACATGATGAAGCTGTCATGCTTGAGGCTGCAATATTTGGTGGAATACCTGAGGGTACTGGATATCGTTTACCTTATGCACCTCATCAGCCTATTCAGAATGGCGCTGATGGACCCATGGGTCCCTATCAACTGCCAATGTATCGTCCGCCATCTCCCTCACTTGTGGCCCAACGTTTACTTCGGGAACAGCAG GATGATGAATATCATGCTGCATTGCAAGCTGATAGAGAAAAGGAATTGAAGGCAAAGCAAGAAGCTGAAGCTGCAGTTGAAGAAATGAGACAGAAGGAGGAGGAATCGCGAAGGAAAGCAGAGGAGGAAAAG GAAATGGAGAGACAATTAGCAGCAAAAGAAGCTTCTCTTCCTCAGGAGCCAACAGCAGATAACGAGAATGTTGTGAATCTCGTTGTGCGTATGCCAGATGGCAGCCGCAGAGGGCGGCGCTTTCTCAAATCTGATAGATTACAG TCTCTTTTCGATTACATTGATGTTGGCAGAGTGGTCAAGCCCGGCACATACAGATTG GTAAGACCTTATCCAAGGCGTGCTTTCAGTGATGGAGAGAGTACCTTGTCTTTGGACGAACTGGGTTTGACGAGCAAACAAGAAGCCCTGTTTCTGGAGTCGATATAA
- the LOC107865908 gene encoding scarecrow-like protein 28: MLAGCSSSLLSPRHRLRSEASAQFQACNFPSMSTQRLDLPCSFARKDTSRSQAIRPVGLSVEKPIEAKNSSCSLKQNIRLPPSSTSAQTSYVEGRRESKDEFWEKGRSLKRYAEQGCLDDETCMSRAKRKKGNRKSGDCSEEGYGLSLRQLGGGDFWLQSGFNVARSVPLIAGLHPPQAAPFSFSCSGEEESVCYVPSEVISPPPPLSNNPWIESVVTEITNFGDKNASTSQDLAKETSVSSASLDSHGLVLRPNEIPGEHEVGNGSRQPNPNDRGEVVAAHNGHNNHREDDAAELISLLVSCAEAIGSRNVTGVNQLIARLGQLASPRGSPISRLTAYFTEALALRVARLWPHIFHIVPPRDLDRLDDDSSSALRLLNQVSPIPKFIHFTSNEILLRAFEGKDRVHIIDFDIKQGLQWPSLFQSLASRPNPPTHVRITGIGESKQDLVETGDRLAEFAEALNLAFEFHPVVDRLEDVRLWMLHVKEGESVAVNCVLQMHRLLYDNSGGILRDFLGLIRSTNPTIILLAEQEAAHNEPSLDARLVNSLRYYAAVFDSIGFNLPLDSPARIKIEELFAREIRNIIACEGRDRTERHECFGKWRNLMEQGSFRCTGITERELLQSQMLLKMYSCEDYRVTKQGNDDAALTLSWLDQPLCTVSAWAPIDAAGSSSSYYQPS, from the coding sequence ATGTTGGCTGGTTGTTCTTCTTCATTGTTGTCACCTAGGCATAGATTAAGGAGTGAAGCATCTGCACAGTTTCAGGCTTGTAATTTCCCATCAATGAGCACACAAAGATTGGACTTGCCATGTAGTTTTGCTAGAAAAGATACCTCAAGGTCCCAGGCTATTAGGCCAGTAGGCCTTTCTGTTGAGAAGCCAATTGAAGCCAAGAATAGTAGTTGTTCTCTCAAGCAGAACATTCGTCTACCGCCATCCTCGACAAGTGCGCAGACATCATATGTAGAAGGTAGAAGAGAAAGCAAAGATGAATTTTGGGAAAAAGGTAGGAGCTTGAAGAGGTATGCTGAGCAGGGATGTCTTGATGATGAGACCTGCATGAGCAGAGCTAAGAGGAAAAAGGGAAATAGGAAGTCAGGTGATTGTTCAGAAGAAGGTTATGGTCTGAGTTTGAGACAATTGGGTGGTGGTGATTTCTGGTTACAATCGGGTTTCAACGTGGCACGATCAGTTCCCTTAATTGCAGGCCTTCATCCACCTCAAGCAGCACCATTCTCCTTTTCTTGTTCTGGAGAGGAAGAGAGTGTATGTTATGTGCCCAGTGAAGTGATATCACCACCTCCGCCTTTGTCAAACAATCCTTGGATTGAATCTGTAGTGACTGAGATTACTAATTTTGGTGACAAGAATGCCTCAACAAGTCAAGATCTGGCCAAAGAGACCTCAGTATCAAGTGCTTCATTAGACAGTCATGGCTTGGTTCTTAGGCCTAATGAGATTCCGGGGGAGCATGAAGTAGGCAATGGTTCTAGGCAGCCTAATCCAAACGACAGGGGTGAAGTTGTAGCAGCGCATAATGGGCATAATAACCATCGGGAGGATGATGCAGCTGAGCTGATCAGCTTACTTGTGAGTTGTGCTGAAGCAATTGGCTCAAGGAATGTCACCGGTGTTAATCAGCTGATAGCTAGGCTAGGGCAGCTTGCCTCTCCAAGAGGGTCTCCAATAAGCCGGCTAACTGCTTACTTCACTGAAGCTTTAGCTTTGCGTGTTGCTAGGCTTTGGCCTCACATCTTTCACATTGTACCCCCTCGGGACCTTGATCGTTTAGATGATGATAGCAGTTCAGCGTTAAGGCTGTTGAATCAGGTTAGTCCAATTCCAAAGTTCATCCATTTCACATCAAATGAGATTCTGCTTAGAGCTTTTGAAGGCAAGGACCGGGTTCATATTATTGATTTTGACATTAAGCAAGGGCTGCAGTGGCCTAGTCTGTTTCAGAGTTTGGCTTCTAGGCCAAACCCTCCCACTCATGTTAGAATTACTGGTATAGGAGAATCAAAGCAGGATCTTGTTGAAACAGGAGATAGACTTGCTGAGTTTGCCGAGGCATTGAATCTGGCTTTCGAGTTCCATCCAGTTGTTGACAGGTTAGAAGATGTAAGGCTATGGATGCTTCATGTAAAAGAGGGAGAAAGTGTTGCAGTGAATTGTGTATTACAGATGCACAGGCTTCTATATGATAATTCTGGGGGCATCCTGAGGGACTTTCTGGGGTTGATTAGAAGCACAAATCCCACAATTATTTTGCTGGCAGAGCAAGAAGCTGCGCACAATGAGCCTAGCCTGGACGCAAGACTCGTCAACTCACTCAGATACTATGCTGCTGTCTTTGATTCTATTGGTTTCAACCTTCCATTAGACAGCCCTGCCAGGATTAAGATCGAGGAGTTGTTTGCTCGTGAGATTAGAAATATCATTGCTTGCGAAGGACGAGATAGGACTGAAAGGCATGAATGTTTTGGGAAATGGCGGAATCTGATGGAACAAGGGAGTTTCAGATGCACAGGGATTACAGAAAGGGAACTGCTTCAGAGTCAAATGTTGTTGAAGATGTACTCATGTGAGGACTACAGGGTCACAAAGCAAGGGAACGACGATGCTGCACTTACTCTGAGTTGGTTAGATCAGCCTCTATGCACAGTCTCCGCGTGGGCACCCATTGATGCTGCTGGAAGTTCATCCTCTTATTATCAGCCAAGTTGA
- the LOC107865930 gene encoding probable (S)-N-methylcoclaurine 3'-hydroxylase isozyme 2, which produces MLSNVLISKDMINLDKETEDGGIKSLVRGIVEVASAPNISDFYPIFGKLDLQGLRKKSIRLVTKFCSKWEPILEERRDSRENGSSSQQDFLETLLDNGFTNDRIHQLFMELLSAGSDTSTSTIEWAMAELIKDVESMKKVQEELEIESESDYLKESQVLNMSFVQACVKETLRLHPPVPFLLPHRAIETCQIMSYTIPKDAQIIVNVWAITRDPSIWEEPEMFRPQRFLSSDMDFKGNDFEFLPFGAGRRICPGLPMAAIKVLLVVASLVHFFDWELPHGKCAAELDMTEKFGVALQKKEPLLLIPKARK; this is translated from the exons ATGCTGAGTAATGTTCTGATATCTAAAGATATGATAAATTTGGACAAAGAAACAGAAGATGGTGGGATAAAAAGTCTAGTACGGGGAATAGTGGAAGTGGCGTCTGCTCCAAACATATCTGATTTTTATCCAATTTTTGGTAAATTAGATCTTCAAGGTCTGCGAAAAAAATCTATACGTTTAGTGACAAAGTTTTGTTCCAAGTGGGAGCCGATTCTTGAAGAAAGAAGGGACAGTAGAGAGAATGGTTCTTCTAGCCAACAAGATTTCTTGGAAACTCTCCTTGATAATGGTTTTACCAATGATCGTATCCACCAGCTATTTATG GAGTTACTCTCTGCTGGTTCAGACACCAGTACCTCAACAATAGAGTGGGCGATGGCAGAACTGATTAAAGATGTAGAGTCAATGAAGAAAGTTCAAGAGGAGCTCGAGATAGAAAGTGAAAGCGATTACCTAAAAGAATCTCAAGTGCTGAACATGTCCTTTGTCCAAGCCTGTGTGAAGGAAACACTTAGGTTGCATCCTCCAGTACCATTTCTGCTTCCACATCGTGCTATTGAAACCTGCCAAATAATGAGTTACACAATTCCTAAAGACGCTCAAATCATAGTTAACGTCTGGGCTATCACAAGGGATCCTTCAATATGGGAAGAGCCAGAGATGTTTAGACCACAGAGGTTTCTGAGTTCTGATATGGACTTCAAAGGGAATGACTTTGAGTTCTTACCCTTTGGTGCAGGAAGGAGAATATGTCCAGGCCTGCCCATGGCTGCAATAAAAGTTCTCTTAGTCGTTGCTTCACTCGTTCACTTCTTTGATTGGGAACTTCCTCATGGAAAATGTGCTGCCGAGCTAGACATGACTGAAAAGTTTGGAGTAGCACTGCAAAAGAAAGAACCGCTGCTTCTGATTCCCAAGGCCAGAAAATGA